In Jejubacter calystegiae, the following are encoded in one genomic region:
- a CDS encoding retention module-containing protein, whose protein sequence is MSGVAGIIKAVIGQVFVVSPDGSQRLLVEGDRVFDGEQVMTGAEGAVTIALADGKTLDLGRDSVWNSSGITASQAATDQVDEVAALQQAIADGQDPTQTLEATAAGPQVVNNDANPGGSGGGSHTHVVLDLTGEIVDPTAGYPTEGIDFPDGAPPEELTYLLNDDGDADADADADADADSDSDADSDSDSDSDSDSDSDSDSDSDSDADSDSDSDSDSDSDSDSDADSDSDSDSDSDSDSDSDSDSDSDSDSDADSDSDSDSDSDSDSDSDSDSDSDSDSDSDSDSDSDSDADSDSDSDSDSDSDSDSDSDSDADSDSDSDSDSDSDSDSDSDSDSDADADSDSDSDSDSDSDSDSDSDSDSDSDSDSDSDSDSDSDSDSDSDSDSDSDSDSDSDSDSDSDSDSDSDSDSDSDSDSDSDSDSDSDSDSDSDSDSDSDSDSDSDADSDSDSDSDSDSDSDSDSDSDSDSDSDSDSDADSDSDSDSDSDSDSDSDADSDSDSDSDSDSDSDSDSDSDSDADSDSDSDSDSDADSDSDSDADSDSDSDSDSDSDSDSDSDSDSDSDSDSDSDSDSDSDSDSDSDSDSDSDSDSDADSDSDSDSDSDSDSDSDSDSDSDSDSDSDSDSDSDSDSDSDSDSDSDSDSDSDSDSDSDSDSDSDSDSDSDSDSDSDSDSDSDSDSDSDSDSDSDSDSDSDSDADSDSDSDSDSDSDSDSDSDSDSDSDSDSDSDADSDSDSDSDSDSDSDSDSDSDSDADSDSDSDSDSDADSDSDSDADSDSDSDSDSDSDSDSDSDSDSDSDSDSDSDSDSDSDSDSDSDSDSDSDSDSDSDSDSDADSDSDSDSDSDSDSDSDSDSDSDSDSDSDSDSDSDSDSDSDSDSDSDSDSDSDSDSDSDSDSDSDSDSDSDSDSDSDSDSDSDADSDSDSDSDSDSDSDSDSDSDSDSDSDSDSDSDSDSDSDADSDSDSDSDSDSDSDSDSDSDSDSDSDSDSDSDSDADSDSDSDSDSDSDSDSDSDSDSDSDSDSDSDSDSDSDSDSDSDSDSDSDSDSDSDSDADSDSDSDSDSDSDSDSDSDSDSDSDSDSDSDSDSDADSDSDSDSDSDSDSDSDSDSDSDSDSDSDSDSDSDSDSDSDSDSDSDADSDSDSDADSDSDSDSDSDSDSDSDSDSDSDSDSDSDSDSDSDSDSDSDSDSDSDADSDSDSDSDSDSDSDADSDSDSDSDSDSDSDSDSDSDSDSDSDSDSDSDSDSDSDADSDSDSDSDSDSDSDSDSDSDSDSDADSDSDSDSDSDSDADSDSDSDSDSDSDSDADADSDSDSDSDSDSDSDADSDSDSDSDSDSDADSDSDSDSDSDSDSDSDSDSDSDSDSDSDSDSDSDADSDSDSDSDSDSDSDSDSDSDADSDSDADADADADSDSDADADGDTDSDVHLTVTVTPGDKTTDTTDDDIIHVNGGAGDPNGYDIQNGQIVAIGSNVNIWLTPDSPDGAIKGDLVPQCDDPDSQIHYYDDSGNANAGDSSSGTTDIFVVGDHTGGYYQQSDWPDSQYEFRPINGITGNGNVPEGDAGKDYVFVAGGDSNDYDTSGVNNPNNGTNNTWDNVHINGGSSALANININHIEDVVFADGETNGGGATTTTEVTLNVDVDLDSTDADDHLTSITVSGLPEGATFTGNYQDVTWDANSGTYTLTFDENTTDYSGQVSVTLPDGQDSLGDLELEIHSTADDQHDTDYTFDGDTGEQIESHGLQATSLNGVESEHHGEAISDDSHEPDHSDSHEAGADISQDSDHGDSLNSGTDVSQASEHGDSQDSETDASQSQDPVDSQDSGADASQTTEHGDTADSNTDASQGQSDASSGELNDEQADQTQNETNTGSNNEPAQSHGDSADDSHTDNANDTDHSLLIDDDNLLIQQGDSASVEQTSDAHSEASLSNLLGDEYDNTHAAGEESAADSQTDTGQEAGVTLSDAEPINFADVISDDEDGNDLSALIKVTGEDSASEPDHVPAESGALDGEGGDSGYDGGHDDHLDNLIAKPDPHA, encoded by the coding sequence ATGAGCGGTGTTGCGGGCATTATAAAAGCCGTTATTGGGCAGGTTTTCGTGGTTTCCCCCGATGGCAGCCAGCGTTTGCTGGTGGAAGGCGACAGAGTTTTTGATGGCGAACAGGTGATGACCGGCGCGGAAGGGGCGGTCACTATCGCGCTGGCGGACGGTAAGACGCTCGATCTGGGGCGGGATTCGGTATGGAACAGTAGTGGTATTACCGCAAGCCAGGCCGCTACCGATCAGGTGGATGAAGTGGCCGCGTTGCAGCAGGCCATCGCCGACGGGCAGGACCCGACCCAAACTCTGGAAGCTACCGCAGCCGGTCCGCAGGTCGTGAATAATGACGCTAACCCCGGCGGCAGCGGCGGCGGATCCCATACCCATGTGGTGCTCGATCTGACCGGCGAAATCGTCGACCCCACCGCAGGCTATCCGACCGAAGGTATTGATTTTCCCGATGGCGCGCCGCCGGAAGAACTGACTTATTTGCTGAATGATGATGGCGATGCGGATGCGGATGCGGATGCGGATGCGGATGCGGATTCGGATTCGGACGCCGACAGTGACTCCGATTCGGACAGTGACTCCGACTCGGACAGTGATTCCGACTCCGACAGTGACTCGGACGCCGACAGTGACTCCGATTCAGACAGCGACTCTGACTCGGACAGCGACTCTGACGCCGACAGCGATTCCGACTCAGACAGTGATTCCGACTCGGACAGTGATTCCGACTCGGACAGTGACTCGGACTCTGACAGCGATGCTGACTCCGACAGTGACTCCGATTCGGACAGCGATTCAGACTCCGACAGTGACTCCGACTCGGACAGCGATTCCGATTCGGACAGTGATTCTGACTCTGACAGCGACTCTGACGCCGACAGCGATTCCGACTCAGACAGTGATTCCGACTCGGACAGTGACTCGGACTCTGACAGCGATGCTGACTCCGACAGTGACTCCGATTCGGACAGCGATTCAGACTCCGACAGTGACTCCGACTCGGACAGTGATGCTGACGCCGACAGCGATTCCGACTCGGACAGCGATTCCGATTCGGACAGTGATTCTGACTCTGACAGCGATTCGGATTCGGACAGCGACTCGGATTCGGACAGTGACTCTGACTCTGACTCTGACAGTGATTCCGACTCTGACAGCGATTCGGACTCGGACAGCGATTCCGACTCCGACAGTGACTCCGATTCGGACAGTGATTCGGACTCTGACAGTGACTCGGACTCGGACAGCGATTCTGACTCGGACAGCGATTCGGATTCGGACAGCGATTCTGATTCAGACAGCGACTCCGATTCGGACAGTGACTCTGACGCCGACAGCGATTCCGACTCAGACAGTGACTCTGATTCCGACAGTGACTCCGACAGCGACTCCGATTCGGACAGTGATTCCGATTCGGACAGCGATGCTGACTCCGACAGCGACTCCGATTCGGACAGTGATTCCGATTCGGACAGCGATGCTGACTCCGACAGCGATTCCGATTCTGACAGCGACTCAGACTCCGACAGTGACTCGGATTCGGACAGCGATGCTGACTCCGACAGCGACTCGGATTCCGACAGCGATGCTGACTCGGACAGCGACTCTGACGCCGACAGCGATTCCGACTCGGACAGTGATTCTGACTCTGACAGCGATTCCGATTCCGACAGCGATTCGGATTCGGACAGCGACTCGGATTCAGACAGTGATTCAGATTCCGACAGCGACTCGGATTCCGACAGCGACTCCGACTCAGACAGCGATTCTGACGCCGACAGTGACTCCGATTCCGACAGCGATTCAGACTCCGACAGTGATTCGGATTCTGACAGCGACTCAGATTCGGACAGCGATTCTGATTCAGACAGCGACTCCGATTCGGACAGTGACTCTGACTCTGACTCTGACAGCGATTCGGACTCGGACAGCGATTCCGACTCCGACAGTGACTCCGATTCGGACAGTGATTCGGACTCTGACAGCGATTCCGACTCGGACAGTGATTCTGACTCTGACAGCGATTCCGATTCCGACAGCGATTCGGATTCGGACAGCGACTCCGATTCGGACAGTGACTCTGACGCCGACAGCGATTCCGACTCAGACAGTGACTCTGATTCCGACAGTGACTCCGACAGCGACTCCGATTCGGACAGTGATTCCGATTCGGACAGCGATGCTGACTCCGACAGCGATTCCGATTCTGACAGCGACTCAGACTCCGACAGTGACTCGGATTCGGACAGCGATGCTGACTCCGACAGCGACTCGGATTCCGACAGCGATGCTGACTCGGACAGCGACTCTGACGCCGACAGCGATTCCGACTCAGACAGTGATTCCGACTCGGACAGTGATTCTGACTCTGACAGCGATTCCGATTCCGACAGCGATTCGGATTCGGACAGCGACTCGGATTCAGACAGTGATTCAGATTCCGACAGCGACTCGGATTCCGACAGCGACTCCGACTCAGACAGCGATTCTGACGCCGACAGTGACTCCGATTCCGACAGCGATTCAGACTCCGACAGTGATTCGGATTCTGACAGCGACTCAGATTCGGACAGCGATTCTGATTCAGACAGCGACTCCGATTCGGACAGTGACTCTGACTCTGACTCTGACAGCGATTCGGACTCGGACAGCGATTCCGACTCCGACAGTGACTCCGATTCGGACAGTGATTCGGACTCTGACAGCGATTCGGATTCTGACAGCGACTCGGATTCGGACAGCGATGCTGACTCGGACAGCGATTCTGACTCCGACAGCGACTCCGACTCGGACAGCGATTCTGACTCGGACAGCGACTCGGACAGCGACTCCGATTCCGACAGTGACTCGGATTCGGACAGCGATGCTGACTCGGACAGCGATTCGGATTCGGACAGCGATTCGGATTCTGACAGCGACTCAGATTCGGACAGTGATTCTGATTCGGACAGTGATTCAGACTCCGACAGCGATGCTGACTCGGACAGTGACTCGGACTCGGACAGTGATTCCGACTCGGACAGTGATTCAGATTCAGACAGCGATTCCGACTCCGACAGTGACTCCGATTCCGACAGTGATTCTGACTCGGACAGCGACTCGGACAGCGACTCCGATTCCGACAGTGACTCGGATTCGGACAGCGATGCTGACTCGGACAGCGATTCGGATTCGGACAGCGATTCGGATTCTGACAGCGACTCAGATTCGGACAGTGATTCTGATTCGGACAGTGATTCAGACTCCGACAGCGATGCTGACTCGGACAGTGACTCGGACTCGGACAGTGATTCCGACTCGGACAGTGATTCAGATTCAGACAGCGATTCCGACTCCGACAGTGACTCCGATTCCGACAGTGATTCTGACTCCGACAGTGACTCGGACTCTGACAGCGATGCTGACTCGGACAGCGACTCTGACGCCGACAGCGATTCCGACTCAGACAGTGACTCTGATTCCGACAGTGACTCTGACTCGGACAGCGACTCTGACTCCGACAGTGACTCCGATTCGGACAGCGACTCAGACTCCGACAGCGACTCAGACTCTGACAGTGACTCGGACGCTGACAGCGATTCGGATTCTGACAGCGACTCGGATTCGGACAGCGATGCTGACTCGGACAGCGATTCTGACTCCGACAGCGACTCCGACTCGGACAGCGATTCTGACTCGGACAGCGACTCGGACAGCGACTCCGATTCCGACAGTGACTCGGATTCGGACAGCGATGCTGACTCGGACAGCGATTCGGATTCGGACAGCGATTCGGATTCGGATTCCGACAGCGACTCGGATTCGGACAGCGATGCTGACTCTGACAGCGATTCCGACTCGGACAGTGATTCTGACGCCGACAGCGACTCAGACTCTGACAGCGATTCGGATTCGGACAGCGACGCTGACGCCGACAGTGATTCCGATTCAGATAGTGACTCGGACTCTGACAGCGATGCTGACTCCGACAGCGACTCCGACTCGGACAGTGATTCTGACGCCGACAGTGACTCCGACTCAGACAGCGACTCGGACTCGGACAGTGATTCCGACTCGGACAGCGATTCGGACTCTGACAGCGATTCGGACTCTGACAGTGACTCGGACGCTGACAGCGATTCGGATTCTGACAGCGACTCAGACTCCGACAGCGACTCCGATTCCGACAGCGATGCTGACTCGGATTCAGATGCTGACGCAGATGCCGACGCTGATAGTGATTCAGATGCGGATGCGGATGGAGACACAGATTCCGATGTGCACTTAACGGTGACGGTGACGCCTGGGGATAAAACGACGGATACGACAGATGATGACATCATCCACGTTAACGGCGGGGCTGGAGATCCGAACGGTTATGACATCCAGAATGGTCAGATTGTCGCGATCGGCTCGAATGTAAATATCTGGCTGACGCCGGATAGCCCGGATGGTGCCATTAAAGGCGATCTTGTCCCTCAGTGTGACGATCCGGATTCACAGATCCACTATTACGATGATTCGGGTAACGCCAATGCTGGCGATAGCAGTTCGGGCACCACCGATATCTTCGTCGTGGGCGATCATACCGGCGGCTACTATCAACAGAGCGACTGGCCGGACTCTCAGTACGAGTTCCGTCCGATCAACGGCATAACCGGCAACGGTAACGTGCCTGAGGGTGATGCCGGTAAAGACTATGTCTTCGTTGCTGGTGGTGATAGTAATGATTACGACACTAGCGGCGTTAATAACCCGAATAACGGCACCAATAACACCTGGGATAATGTCCATATCAATGGCGGATCCAGTGCGTTAGCCAATATCAATATCAACCATATCGAAGATGTCGTTTTTGCTGATGGCGAAACTAATGGCGGTGGGGCGACCACCACCACGGAGGTGACGCTGAATGTGGATGTGGATCTGGACAGCACTGATGCAGACGACCATTTAACCAGCATCACGGTGAGCGGTCTGCCTGAGGGGGCGACCTTTACGGGGAATTATCAGGATGTCACCTGGGATGCCAACAGTGGCACCTATACGCTGACCTTTGATGAAAATACCACAGACTATTCCGGTCAGGTCTCCGTCACGCTGCCGGACGGGCAGGATTCGCTGGGGGATCTCGAACTGGAAATTCACTCCACCGCGGACGATCAGCACGATACCGATTACACCTTTGATGGCGATACCGGTGAGCAGATAGAGAGTCATGGTTTGCAGGCCACCAGCCTGAACGGCGTAGAGAGTGAGCATCATGGCGAAGCGATTTCGGACGACAGCCACGAGCCGGACCACAGCGATTCCCACGAAGCTGGCGCTGATATTTCGCAGGATTCGGACCACGGTGATTCCCTGAACAGCGGCACTGATGTTTCGCAGGCGTCAGAGCACGGTGATTCCCAGGATAGCGAGACTGACGCTTCACAGAGCCAGGATCCTGTCGATTCCCAGGATTCAGGTGCTGATGCTTCGCAGACAACGGAGCATGGCGACACTGCGGATAGTAACACCGACGCTTCTCAGGGGCAGAGCGATGCTTCCAGTGGCGAACTAAATGATGAACAGGCCGATCAGACTCAGAATGAGACTAACACCGGCTCAAACAATGAGCCCGCCCAGTCTCATGGCGACAGCGCTGACGACAGCCATACGGATAACGCGAACGATACCGACCATTCATTGCTGATTGATGATGACAATCTGCTGATTCAGCAGGGCGATAGTGCGTCTGTAGAACAGACCAGCGATGCTCACAGCGAGGCATCGCTCAGCAATCTGCTGGGCGATGAGTATGACAATACCCACGCTGCTGGCGAGGAGAGCGCTGCCGACTCGCAGACCGATACCGGGCAGGAGGCTGGCGTGACGCTGAGTGATGCCGAGCCGATTAACTTTGCCGATGTCATTAGTGACGACGAAGATGGTAACGATCTGAGCGCGCTGATTAAGGTCACCGGTGAAGACAGCGCCAGCGAGCCTGACCACGTTCCGGCGGAATCCGGCGCGCTTGATGGTGAAGGGGGCGACAGCGGTTACGACGGCGGCCATGACGACCACCTGGATAACCTGATAGCCAAACCCGACCCGCATGCCTGA
- a CDS encoding TolC family outer membrane protein, giving the protein MNRGSQFFVGASLSLLTASLAQATTLEQAIKQTLTSHPQVSASVNSRYSADQDLRAAQGGYLPSLDVTAGTGWEQTDNTSTRGADDHRRNLHRSESSINLTQNVFNGFGTTSEVARQRATVDSRAWTVMNTSENTALAAIQSYLDVLMRKRMVGLAEENLKNHERVFDQIKLRTEQGVGRQADYEQAEARLSQAQNNLLTEQTNLEDSIATYHSVVGADPLDLAMPTKLAAPASLEAARKSMLKNSPLLKQADADVEATHQQYEAAKSKFYPNVNVEVGRRMDNNVDGTRGHDQEWQAMVRMRYNVYNGGTDQATLSSYAYKMREAKDVKNNALRQLNEELRLAWNAYQNAERQLPIAKNYAERSQAVRSAYQEQFSLGDRTLLDMLDSENEVFTAKRRYVELQFLEMFNTYRINARTGELLSALKIQAPSAAQAIDTTAASMPQDSLPDIE; this is encoded by the coding sequence ATGAATCGTGGTAGTCAATTTTTTGTAGGGGCATCGCTTTCACTCCTGACGGCCAGCCTGGCGCAGGCCACCACCCTGGAGCAGGCGATTAAACAGACGCTGACTTCGCATCCGCAGGTGAGCGCCTCGGTTAACAGCCGCTATTCAGCGGATCAGGATTTACGGGCGGCGCAGGGAGGATATCTGCCTTCTCTGGATGTCACGGCGGGAACCGGTTGGGAACAGACCGATAACACCTCTACGCGCGGCGCCGACGATCACCGCCGTAATTTGCACCGTAGCGAATCCAGCATCAATCTGACACAAAATGTCTTTAATGGTTTTGGCACCACCAGCGAAGTGGCCCGCCAGCGGGCAACCGTGGATTCCCGGGCCTGGACCGTGATGAACACCAGCGAAAATACGGCGCTGGCGGCTATCCAGAGTTACCTGGATGTACTGATGCGAAAGCGAATGGTTGGGCTGGCAGAAGAGAATCTGAAAAACCACGAGCGGGTGTTCGATCAGATCAAACTGCGTACCGAGCAGGGAGTAGGGCGCCAGGCAGACTATGAGCAGGCGGAGGCACGACTTTCCCAGGCCCAGAATAACCTGCTGACGGAACAGACCAACCTGGAAGACTCCATCGCCACTTACCACAGCGTGGTGGGGGCCGATCCTCTGGATCTCGCTATGCCGACAAAGCTTGCGGCTCCGGCATCGCTGGAAGCGGCCCGCAAATCGATGCTGAAAAACAGCCCGCTGCTGAAACAGGCCGACGCCGACGTGGAAGCGACACATCAGCAGTACGAAGCGGCGAAATCGAAATTTTACCCCAACGTGAATGTTGAGGTGGGACGGCGTATGGATAACAACGTTGACGGCACCCGCGGGCACGACCAGGAATGGCAGGCGATGGTACGCATGCGCTACAACGTTTACAACGGCGGCACCGACCAGGCGACGCTCAGCTCCTATGCTTACAAGATGCGAGAAGCGAAGGATGTGAAAAACAACGCGCTGCGTCAGCTCAACGAAGAGCTGCGCCTGGCGTGGAACGCTTACCAGAACGCCGAGCGCCAGTTGCCGATTGCCAAAAACTATGCCGAACGCAGCCAGGCGGTGCGCAGCGCCTATCAGGAACAGTTCAGCCTGGGCGACCGTACGCTGCTGGATATGCTGGACAGTGAAAATGAAGTCTTCACCGCGAAGCGACGCTACGTGGAGCTGCAATTTCTGGAAATGTTTAACACCTATCGCATCAATGCCCGTACCGGCGAGCTGCTGAGTGCGCTGAAAATTCAGGCGCCTTCCGCAGCCCAGGCCATTGATACGACGGCGGCTTCCATGCCGCAGGATTCACTACCCGATATCGAATAA
- a CDS encoding type I secretion system permease/ATPase, whose amino-acid sequence MTPDTDSRDLNGSDSDDIIRNDPRQNHDDPLLDCLMIMCRLHGITTSRNILTAGLPLKANTLTLSALPRAAGRAGLKARVIQRPLANIQAISLPAIILLNNQQAAVLTGWDEQQQAKLLSADTEGGELRVPLEELEASYSGKTVFMQPEHDYDSQPTATIPRTKSWFQDTLRLSKLLYLDAVVASFLINIIALAAPLFVMNVYDRVVPNQATATLWVLAIGITIAFVFDFVLKILRAICLDIAGKKTDLIVSAGLFERLLGMKMKLRPARVGSFAQNFQEYQSLRDFLSSLTLTALIDFPFTLLILLVIAIIGGPLVLIPLLCYPLAILINWMIQRPLMSSIQKSFRLSSERQAMLVETLTGLDAIKVNNAQSERQYLWEQIIGQLSKLELRVKSLSYVAVNFTFWLQQASGVALIVAGVYTIMGGNLTTGGLIACYLLHRRAMLPIGQFCSLMTRYQRARMTKGTIDRMMSLEQETQEDEVPLRRESLSGAIELRDVTFCYPGNRYTSLNNISLTITPGEKVGIIGRTGSGKSSLAKLLLGFYQPDAGSVLIDGIDARQLDVHDLRHNIGYAPQDIHLFSGTLRDNLVYGASYVDEETMLRVARLTGVHEFARRHPSGYNMQVGERGMNLSGGQRQAVALARSLLLDPPILLMDEPTSSMDNTSEDLIKKALVPVVASKTLLLVTHRASLLSLVDRLIILDNGKIIADGPKESVMSALKKGQIHANR is encoded by the coding sequence ATGACACCAGACACCGATTCCCGGGATCTTAATGGTTCCGATTCAGATGACATTATCAGAAACGATCCACGCCAGAACCATGACGATCCGCTGCTGGATTGCCTGATGATCATGTGCAGGCTGCACGGTATTACCACCAGTCGCAATATCCTGACCGCCGGGTTACCCCTGAAGGCCAATACCCTGACCCTGAGTGCGCTGCCCCGGGCCGCAGGGCGCGCCGGGCTCAAAGCGCGGGTGATTCAGCGCCCGCTGGCCAATATTCAGGCTATCTCTCTGCCGGCCATTATTCTGCTGAACAATCAGCAGGCGGCGGTACTGACCGGCTGGGACGAGCAGCAGCAGGCAAAACTGCTGAGCGCCGACACCGAAGGCGGCGAACTGCGGGTGCCGCTGGAAGAGCTGGAAGCCAGCTATAGCGGTAAAACGGTGTTCATGCAGCCGGAGCATGACTACGATTCACAGCCCACGGCGACCATTCCGCGTACCAAATCCTGGTTTCAGGATACGCTGCGGCTGTCGAAGCTCCTCTATCTGGATGCCGTGGTCGCCAGTTTTCTGATCAACATCATCGCTCTGGCGGCACCGCTGTTTGTGATGAACGTCTATGACCGGGTGGTGCCGAATCAGGCCACCGCTACCCTGTGGGTGCTGGCTATCGGCATTACCATCGCCTTTGTTTTCGATTTCGTATTAAAGATATTGCGCGCTATCTGCCTGGATATTGCCGGTAAGAAGACTGACCTTATCGTTTCCGCCGGGCTGTTTGAACGGCTGCTGGGCATGAAGATGAAGCTACGACCGGCGCGGGTGGGGAGCTTCGCTCAGAACTTTCAGGAGTATCAGTCGCTGCGGGACTTTCTCTCTTCGCTGACGCTGACCGCGCTTATCGATTTTCCGTTTACCCTGCTGATTCTGCTGGTGATCGCCATTATCGGCGGTCCGCTGGTGCTGATTCCGCTGCTCTGTTACCCCCTGGCGATACTGATTAACTGGATGATTCAACGACCGCTGATGTCCAGCATTCAGAAATCCTTCCGGCTCTCTTCCGAGCGTCAGGCGATGCTGGTGGAAACCCTGACCGGCCTGGATGCGATTAAGGTCAATAACGCGCAAAGCGAACGTCAGTATCTGTGGGAGCAGATTATCGGCCAGTTGAGCAAGCTGGAACTGCGGGTGAAGTCGCTCTCTTACGTGGCGGTGAACTTCACCTTCTGGCTGCAACAGGCCAGCGGCGTGGCGCTGATTGTCGCGGGGGTGTACACCATTATGGGCGGCAACCTCACCACCGGCGGGCTGATTGCCTGCTATCTGCTGCATCGCCGGGCCATGCTGCCCATCGGCCAGTTCTGTAGCCTGATGACCCGTTACCAGCGGGCCAGAATGACCAAGGGCACCATCGATCGCATGATGAGTCTGGAACAGGAAACTCAGGAAGACGAAGTGCCGCTGCGTCGCGAATCCCTGTCCGGCGCCATTGAACTGCGGGACGTAACCTTCTGCTACCCGGGCAACCGCTATACCTCGCTGAATAATATCTCTCTGACCATTACGCCGGGCGAGAAGGTGGGGATTATTGGCCGCACCGGCTCCGGCAAGAGTTCGCTGGCCAAACTGCTGCTGGGCTTTTACCAGCCGGATGCCGGTAGCGTGCTGATCGATGGCATCGATGCCCGCCAGCTCGATGTTCACGACCTGCGCCATAACATCGGTTACGCCCCCCAGGATATCCATCTGTTTAGCGGCACGCTGCGCGATAACCTGGTCTATGGCGCCAGCTACGTGGATGAAGAAACCATGCTGCGGGTGGCGCGCCTGACCGGAGTGCATGAATTCGCCCGCCGTCACCCTTCCGGCTACAACATGCAGGTAGGCGAGAGGGGGATGAACCTTTCCGGCGGCCAGCGTCAGGCGGTGGCGCTGGCGCGATCGCTGCTGCTCGATCCGCCGATTCTGCTGATGGACGAGCCGACCAGCTCCATGGATAACACCAGCGAAGATCTGATCAAGAAAGCGCTGGTGCCGGTCGTTGCCAGCAAAACGTTGCTGCTGGTGACGCACCGCGCCTCGCTGCTGAGCCTGGTGGACCGGTTAATCATTCTCGACAACGGCAAAATCATCGCCGATGGACCGAAAGAGAGCGTGATGAGCGCGTTGAAGAAGGGGCAAATCCATGCGAATCGTTGA
- a CDS encoding HlyD family type I secretion periplasmic adaptor subunit translates to MRIVDRLRRLMRWLSGDKHAEQFTTNEVNKALLDDSPQVVRVTIWAILAFILVMLIWSSLASIDEVTRGEGRTVPSSRLQKIQNLEGGIVSQVYVHEGQIVKPGEPLVRLDDTRFRSNAGETKADRLSLEARIQRLTAQLNDAQTLTLAPEIVNQAPEIADGEMKLFTSVKNRIQGEIGGLEEQLVQKKQDLLDFRAKEGQYRNSLSLLRQEIRMSEPLVAKGAISKVEVLRLRRSEVETRGQLESVTLAIPRAEAAVKETESKIAETRGRYRSEALSQLNEARTELSKTQASGKAIEDRVNRTLVTSPVRGIVQQVLVNTIGGVIQPGSDMVEIVPLDDTLLVEAKIRPQDIAFLHPGQEASVKFTAYDYTIYGGLKGKLEQISPDTVTDKEGNSYYVIRIRTDKNHLGSDNKPLLIIPGMVASVDIITGRKTILSYLLKPILRARAEAFRER, encoded by the coding sequence ATGCGAATCGTTGACAGGCTTCGCCGCCTGATGAGGTGGCTGTCCGGGGATAAACACGCCGAACAATTTACCACTAACGAAGTGAATAAAGCGCTGCTGGATGACTCGCCCCAGGTGGTAAGGGTGACTATCTGGGCCATTCTGGCGTTTATCCTCGTCATGCTTATCTGGTCGTCGCTGGCCAGTATCGACGAAGTGACTCGCGGGGAAGGGCGCACCGTGCCCTCATCGCGGCTGCAAAAGATCCAGAACCTGGAAGGGGGGATTGTCTCTCAGGTTTATGTACATGAGGGGCAGATAGTCAAACCCGGCGAACCGCTGGTGCGGCTGGATGACACCCGCTTTCGCTCCAATGCCGGTGAAACCAAAGCTGACCGGCTTTCTCTGGAGGCCCGCATTCAGCGGCTGACCGCGCAGCTTAACGATGCGCAAACCCTGACCCTGGCGCCGGAGATAGTTAACCAGGCGCCGGAAATCGCCGATGGCGAAATGAAACTGTTTACCAGCGTGAAGAATCGTATTCAGGGCGAAATTGGCGGTCTGGAAGAGCAACTGGTGCAGAAGAAACAGGATCTGCTGGATTTTCGGGCCAAAGAGGGACAATACCGCAACAGTCTGAGCCTGCTGCGTCAGGAGATCAGAATGTCTGAGCCGCTGGTGGCGAAGGGGGCTATCTCCAAAGTGGAAGTGCTGCGCCTGCGCCGTTCAGAGGTGGAAACCCGCGGTCAGCTGGAATCGGTGACTCTGGCTATTCCTCGTGCCGAAGCCGCCGTGAAAGAGACCGAAAGCAAGATTGCCGAAACCCGTGGCCGCTACCGCAGCGAGGCGCTCTCGCAGCTAAACGAAGCCCGCACTGAACTGAGCAAGACCCAGGCTTCAGGTAAAGCCATTGAGGACAGGGTTAACCGAACCCTGGTCACTTCGCCGGTGCGCGGTATTGTGCAGCAGGTGTTGGTGAACACCATCGGCGGCGTTATTCAGCCTGGCAGCGATATGGTCGAGATCGTCCCGCTGGACGACACCCTGTTGGTTGAGGCCAAAATCCGGCCCCAGGATATCGCCTTTCTGCATCCCGGCCAGGAGGCCAGCGTCAAGTTTACCGCCTACGACTACACCATCTACGGCGGTCTGAAAGGAAAACTGGAGCAGATAAGCCCGGATACCGTGACGGATAAAGAGGGCAATAGCTACTACGTCATCCGTATCCGCACCGACAAAAACCACCTGGGCAGCGATAACAAACCGCTGTTGATTATTCCGGGGATGGTGGCGTCGGTGGATATTATCACCGGCAGAAAGACCATTCTTTCCTACCTGCTGAAGCCGATTCTGCGCGCCAGGGCCGAGGCGTTTCGCGAGCGGTAA